A genomic stretch from Antarcticibacterium flavum includes:
- the tnpA gene encoding IS66 family insertion sequence element accessory protein TnpA: MDKQAYMFELIQEWEVSGLSKKDFCQKHGIIRSNFYYWIKKWKNSKSEAPEGFLEITPGKTDSFHAQYRLKYPNGVQLEVSGIGLNQLAALVNL; encoded by the coding sequence ATGGATAAGCAAGCCTATATGTTTGAGTTAATTCAGGAATGGGAAGTTAGTGGTTTAAGTAAAAAGGATTTTTGTCAAAAGCATGGGATCATTCGGAGTAATTTTTATTACTGGATCAAAAAATGGAAGAACAGCAAATCGGAAGCTCCGGAAGGATTTTTAGAGATCACTCCAGGTAAAACGGATTCCTTCCACGCTCAATATCGACTGAAATATCCTAATGGAGTACAGCTAGAAGTCTCCGGGATTGGTTTAAACCAATTAGCGGCTCTTGTAAACCTGTAA
- a CDS encoding SNF2-related protein, with product MSKAPNINLDTQQFFLDFDSLPDPYLCWPNQEDFPINLPYPPRTVESVLLNDLSKSRSFIILTGYTSLSYLIDQFGKTDNLTEGKTIKVVLGFDPNFRGRKRYHVRPLDKEIKEYWLLKGLSILQGGSVISLISKIDKEIIKFKFFNKLHAKIYVGDSTAMIGSANFSQNGLTKQTEANLRVMIDEEKNKYDAIKTIAENYYIKANNYNELVDLLQTLIGQVDWRDALARAISEILDGGWLSEYKNLMAKLGNTKLWPTQWRGLAQAMTILQENSNVLIADPTGAGKTKLCSTIILALESWLYETGNREKANSIIVCPPLVMDKWRQEFQELSTISNNQISNGTLSNGRLKKLKIAESELKLANILAIDEAHNYLNINSKRSIAIRRNNADFKILITATPINKKLDDLLKIVELLDLDNLDDESFESFKNLKLRPDLKNPRDTEILKQFVSKFTVRRTKKSINEQIAKEPALYENALGNTCRFPTQIAKTYRTLETEKDKEIVEQINNLCLRIKGITYLKQTKKPKFKLKEEERQSYIERRLTASKFLSIYVIRHRLRSSRVALLEHIIGMEELQKWERFDCIKVAQNKIKLDEIDKLISKNRLPYIHKDFKECEWPKWMVDKNEYKKACQEERELYSRIAALVKKLSPARENGKAKELIRQLKDHEKILAFDNCVITLHYLKYKILGIKPSAKILLATGDTGKESDEVLEKFKLTSKNSQEIIALCSDKMSEGVDLQKASAVTLLDLPSVIRIVEQRFGRIDRMDTPFKEIEMYWPDDSTEFSLKGDKRLFELTDLVHDTIGSNFEVPDNLKFKHFSETEDIKHIIKEYEAYELADDSWEGINDSFQPILDLKQGDNPLISEEEYNSYKNVKASVKTGVSFLKSDKKWCFIAVRGDKAKSPKWYFIDAENKQTVFTEFQEICGLLRQHIGTKQVKVEWNDDYLEYYLNILRKKEFDLLAPKKRRALDVARHILSHKITPRNIDKYEKGIIKQLLKLFNEENKFVNLDEFASTWIKILQPYLDDKRNKSRNSRHVYNLNNLKSTAEVKRINFDKEQLQEIFENAPQYEEIDHKIASCIVGVPVKGNDICKAI from the coding sequence ATGTCAAAAGCTCCAAATATTAATCTTGATACCCAGCAATTTTTTTTGGATTTTGACTCTCTTCCTGATCCTTATCTATGCTGGCCGAATCAAGAAGATTTCCCGATAAATCTACCCTATCCACCTCGAACAGTAGAAAGTGTGCTTTTAAATGATTTGTCAAAGTCTAGATCATTTATAATACTGACAGGATATACTTCGCTCTCCTACCTTATAGATCAATTTGGAAAGACTGATAACTTAACAGAGGGGAAAACCATTAAAGTAGTTTTAGGTTTTGACCCAAATTTTAGAGGAAGAAAACGGTATCATGTAAGACCTCTTGATAAGGAAATAAAAGAATACTGGTTATTGAAAGGGCTTTCAATCTTGCAAGGGGGAAGTGTAATTAGCTTAATCTCAAAAATTGATAAGGAAATAATCAAGTTCAAGTTTTTTAACAAGCTTCACGCCAAAATTTATGTAGGAGATTCAACAGCGATGATTGGCTCCGCTAATTTCAGTCAAAACGGTTTAACAAAGCAAACTGAGGCAAACCTTAGAGTTATGATTGATGAAGAGAAAAATAAATACGATGCGATTAAAACAATAGCTGAGAATTACTACATCAAGGCGAATAATTATAATGAATTGGTTGACTTGCTTCAAACTTTGATTGGACAGGTAGATTGGAGAGATGCTCTGGCCAGAGCAATATCTGAGATATTAGACGGAGGTTGGTTATCAGAATATAAAAACTTAATGGCCAAATTGGGTAATACTAAATTATGGCCCACTCAATGGCGAGGTCTTGCACAAGCGATGACAATTCTTCAGGAGAATTCCAATGTTTTAATAGCTGATCCAACAGGGGCGGGAAAAACCAAACTTTGCTCCACAATAATTTTAGCATTGGAAAGCTGGCTTTACGAAACCGGCAATAGAGAAAAAGCAAATTCTATAATTGTATGTCCGCCCCTTGTAATGGACAAATGGAGACAAGAATTTCAAGAACTTTCCACTATTTCAAACAATCAAATTTCAAATGGTACTTTGAGCAATGGAAGGCTCAAAAAACTTAAAATTGCAGAAAGTGAATTGAAGCTTGCGAACATTCTGGCTATTGATGAGGCCCACAATTATCTAAATATAAATTCTAAAAGAAGTATTGCAATAAGACGAAACAATGCAGATTTTAAAATTCTTATAACTGCCACACCAATTAATAAAAAACTTGATGACCTTTTGAAAATCGTAGAGCTTCTGGACCTTGATAATTTAGATGATGAGAGCTTTGAATCTTTTAAAAACCTCAAACTTCGCCCAGATCTTAAAAACCCTAGAGACACTGAAATATTAAAACAATTTGTAAGTAAGTTTACCGTAAGAAGAACTAAAAAGTCTATAAACGAACAGATAGCTAAGGAACCTGCCCTTTATGAAAATGCATTGGGTAATACTTGTAGATTTCCAACCCAGATAGCAAAAACATATCGAACGTTAGAAACGGAAAAGGATAAAGAAATTGTAGAACAAATAAATAATTTATGTCTTAGGATAAAAGGAATAACTTACCTCAAACAAACTAAAAAACCTAAATTCAAACTTAAAGAAGAAGAACGGCAGAGCTATATAGAAAGACGATTAACGGCCTCAAAGTTTTTATCAATTTATGTAATACGGCATAGATTAAGATCATCAAGAGTAGCTCTTTTGGAGCACATCATAGGAATGGAAGAATTGCAAAAATGGGAGCGATTCGATTGTATCAAAGTTGCCCAAAACAAGATAAAATTGGATGAGATTGATAAGTTAATTTCAAAAAACAGACTTCCATATATCCATAAAGATTTTAAAGAGTGCGAATGGCCAAAATGGATGGTTGATAAAAATGAATACAAAAAAGCATGCCAGGAAGAGCGGGAGTTATATAGTAGAATAGCTGCTTTAGTAAAAAAACTATCTCCCGCAAGGGAAAACGGCAAAGCAAAGGAATTAATAAGACAACTTAAAGATCACGAAAAAATATTAGCTTTTGATAATTGTGTTATTACCCTTCATTACTTAAAATATAAAATATTAGGAATTAAGCCCTCGGCCAAAATATTGCTAGCCACTGGGGATACCGGGAAGGAGAGCGATGAAGTGTTGGAAAAATTTAAACTAACCTCCAAAAATTCCCAAGAAATTATAGCTTTATGCTCAGATAAAATGTCAGAAGGAGTTGACCTCCAAAAAGCTTCTGCGGTTACCTTACTGGATCTTCCAAGTGTAATAAGAATTGTTGAACAACGATTTGGCAGAATTGACCGAATGGATACTCCTTTCAAAGAAATCGAAATGTACTGGCCAGATGACAGCACTGAATTTTCGTTAAAAGGAGATAAGCGTCTTTTTGAATTAACAGATCTGGTGCACGATACTATAGGTTCAAATTTTGAAGTACCGGACAACCTTAAATTTAAACATTTTTCTGAAACTGAGGATATAAAGCACATAATAAAAGAATATGAAGCTTATGAATTGGCTGATGATTCCTGGGAAGGCATTAACGATAGTTTCCAACCCATATTGGATTTAAAGCAAGGTGATAATCCTTTAATTTCAGAAGAAGAATACAATTCGTATAAAAATGTAAAAGCCTCTGTGAAAACAGGAGTGAGTTTTTTAAAAAGTGATAAAAAATGGTGTTTTATAGCAGTACGGGGAGATAAAGCAAAAAGCCCAAAATGGTATTTTATTGATGCCGAAAATAAGCAAACAGTGTTTACAGAATTTCAGGAAATATGTGGTCTACTTAGACAGCATATAGGAACTAAACAAGTTAAAGTTGAATGGAACGATGATTATTTAGAATACTACCTTAACATACTTAGGAAAAAGGAATTTGATTTACTAGCTCCTAAAAAAAGGCGGGCATTGGATGTGGCGAGACATATCCTATCCCACAAAATTACGCCACGAAATATTGATAAATATGAAAAAGGAATAATTAAACAGCTCCTAAAACTATTTAATGAGGAAAACAAATTTGTCAACCTTGATGAATTTGCCTCAACCTGGATAAAGATTTTACAACCTTATTTAGATGATAAGCGAAATAAAAGTCGAAATAGCAGGCACGTTTACAATTTGAATAATTTGAAAAGTACTGCTGAAGTAAAAAGAATTAACTTTGATAAAGAACAACTGCAAGAAATTTTTGAAAATGCACCTCAGTATGAGGAAATCGACCATAAGATAGCTTCATGTATTGTTGGTGTGCCCGTTAAGGGTAATGATATTTGTAAGGCTATTTAA
- a CDS encoding exonuclease domain-containing protein: MAMFNWFKKSKLKNDSVNIAIAGVNPHTDNEFLFYDFVATAYPPHLEKWCAAVKKNNIKFKSQYKQAIQEKIKTGKFRNPHCFPEYFDNQFDYIAIDFETANKNRVSACAIGLVFIKDYKIAHKVSFNIKPPITEKFSPFHINLHGICQEDVDHWEHFDELWENELSKYLNDSLIVFHNASMDLSILKNLFKHYNISGFDISYIDTMHLAEKSGQPKKLEDLAAKFEIEIENLHDPVSDAKTCAFIFNELIDIYPGYEKLIRKLNHEEEIQKQRKSQVSTEVKNDNIDIIQEYSISKVEIQNIDISNKGFLFSGELTQDRNDCKEFIISNGGVIKSGVTSKVDFVVIGADYGWAKIQKVHELNSKKNCNIKILSNSDFNLLKEKSAN, encoded by the coding sequence ATGGCAATGTTCAATTGGTTTAAAAAAAGCAAACTTAAAAACGATTCGGTTAATATTGCTATTGCCGGAGTAAATCCCCATACTGATAACGAATTTTTATTTTATGATTTTGTCGCTACCGCATACCCACCACATTTAGAAAAATGGTGTGCCGCGGTGAAAAAGAATAACATAAAATTCAAATCTCAGTATAAGCAGGCCATACAGGAAAAAATAAAAACAGGAAAATTTAGAAATCCGCATTGTTTTCCTGAGTACTTTGATAACCAGTTTGACTACATCGCAATAGATTTCGAAACAGCAAATAAAAACAGAGTAAGTGCGTGCGCTATTGGATTAGTATTTATAAAAGATTATAAAATAGCACATAAAGTAAGCTTCAATATTAAACCACCCATCACAGAAAAATTTTCTCCATTCCATATAAACTTACACGGTATTTGCCAGGAAGATGTTGATCATTGGGAACATTTTGATGAACTATGGGAAAATGAATTATCAAAATACTTAAATGACAGCCTTATTGTCTTTCACAATGCGAGTATGGATTTGAGCATTTTGAAAAACCTATTTAAGCATTATAATATATCCGGTTTTGATATAAGCTATATTGACACTATGCATCTAGCAGAAAAAAGTGGACAACCTAAGAAACTTGAAGATCTCGCTGCTAAATTTGAAATTGAAATAGAGAACCTCCACGACCCGGTTTCAGATGCCAAAACCTGTGCATTTATCTTTAATGAGCTTATTGACATTTATCCAGGTTATGAAAAATTAATAAGAAAACTAAATCATGAAGAGGAAATTCAAAAGCAAAGGAAAAGCCAGGTTTCTACAGAGGTCAAAAATGACAACATTGATATAATCCAGGAATATTCAATTTCAAAGGTAGAAATCCAAAACATAGATATTTCGAATAAGGGATTTTTATTCTCCGGGGAATTAACTCAGGATAGAAATGATTGTAAAGAGTTCATTATAAGTAATGGAGGAGTAATTAAATCTGGTGTGACCAGTAAAGTTGATTTTGTAGTCATTGGAGCAGATTACGGCTGGGCAAAAATTCAAAAAGTTCATGAACTCAATTCAAAAAAGAATTGCAACATCAAAATTTTGTCAAACTCAGATTTTAATTTGCTTAAAGAAAAGTCCGCGAATTAA
- a CDS encoding BLUF domain-containing protein, with protein MFYSLSLLCTVPSDILYPEIKEALKNLEFQNRSNSLNGLLVFAEGNIFLVLEGEKNTVELAYKKLQKNPILSKIITVFKNAIEISTIAKPIFLICDLTFHPLNIDKSMKHLVSRMTPTSNAVKEILKAFAQTANKQNTSTY; from the coding sequence ATGTTTTATTCTCTTAGTTTATTATGTACCGTACCGAGCGATATACTGTATCCTGAAATAAAGGAAGCTTTAAAAAATTTAGAGTTCCAGAATAGATCCAATAGCCTTAACGGCCTATTAGTTTTTGCTGAGGGAAATATTTTCTTAGTGCTGGAAGGAGAAAAAAATACAGTGGAATTGGCATATAAGAAGCTCCAAAAAAATCCAATACTTTCTAAAATTATTACTGTTTTCAAAAATGCCATTGAAATTTCTACAATAGCTAAACCAATTTTTTTAATCTGCGACCTCACGTTCCATCCTTTAAATATCGATAAATCAATGAAGCATTTGGTTTCGAGGATGACACCTACTTCAAATGCAGTAAAAGAGATCCTCAAGGCATTTGCTCAAACGGCTAATAAACAAAACACAAGCACCTATTAA
- a CDS encoding type I restriction-modification system subunit M has product MTQSKQQLEQQLWNIANTLRGKMGADEFRDYILGFIFYKYLSRKMELHANKILKPDNLTFHELEGHPQEKEYLEAVKDDALEHLGYFLKPSELFSELARRGNGNGKSKFILGDLAKVLTNIEQSTMGSESEEDFGNLFEDLDLTSSKLGKTEEAKNELIVKVLTHLDQVDFDLENTESDVLGDAYEYLIGKFASGAGKKAGEFYTPQQVSKILAKLVTIEKEQIKNVYDPTCGSGSLLLRVSKEANVGAFFGQESNPTTYNLCRMNMIMHDVHYKRFDIHNEDTLENPSPQHLEEKFEAIVANPPFSANWSASPLFMSDDRFSPYGKLAPKTKADFAFVQHMVHQLSNTGTIACVLPHGVLFRGAAEGHIRKYLIKDKNYLDAVIGLPSNIFYGTSIPTCILVLKKNREHSKDILFIDSSEHYEKIKTQNYLREEDVEKIIDTYKNRTTIDKYSFVASLDEVKENDYNLNIPRYVDTFEEEEPVDLDAVSAELKGLKNDIKTTDAEIADFCNQLGIEQPF; this is encoded by the coding sequence ATGACCCAATCCAAGCAACAACTGGAACAACAACTCTGGAATATCGCCAACACGCTCCGCGGAAAAATGGGGGCCGATGAATTTCGGGATTATATATTAGGATTTATATTTTATAAGTACCTGAGCAGGAAGATGGAACTTCACGCCAACAAGATCCTAAAACCTGATAATTTAACTTTCCACGAACTGGAAGGCCACCCGCAGGAAAAAGAATATCTCGAAGCGGTGAAAGATGATGCTCTGGAGCACCTGGGATATTTCCTGAAACCGTCTGAACTTTTTAGCGAACTCGCCCGTCGTGGGAACGGGAACGGAAAAAGCAAATTCATTCTCGGCGACCTTGCAAAGGTGCTTACCAACATTGAGCAAAGCACAATGGGTAGCGAAAGTGAGGAAGATTTCGGAAATCTTTTTGAAGACCTGGACCTTACAAGCAGCAAGCTTGGAAAGACTGAAGAAGCCAAAAACGAACTTATCGTAAAAGTACTCACTCACCTGGACCAGGTGGATTTTGACCTGGAGAATACAGAGAGTGACGTCTTGGGTGATGCTTATGAATACCTGATTGGTAAATTCGCTTCCGGTGCCGGAAAAAAGGCCGGGGAGTTTTATACGCCTCAACAGGTAAGTAAGATCCTGGCGAAGCTGGTAACGATTGAAAAGGAGCAGATCAAAAATGTATACGATCCCACCTGCGGCTCGGGTTCCCTCCTGCTCCGTGTTTCAAAGGAAGCAAATGTAGGAGCATTTTTTGGACAGGAGAGCAATCCTACCACTTATAACCTATGCAGGATGAATATGATCATGCACGATGTGCATTACAAACGATTTGATATCCACAACGAGGACACGCTGGAGAATCCTTCCCCGCAGCATCTGGAGGAAAAGTTTGAAGCCATAGTTGCCAATCCTCCTTTCTCTGCCAACTGGAGCGCGAGTCCGCTGTTTATGAGTGATGACCGCTTCTCCCCTTACGGAAAGCTCGCACCAAAGACTAAAGCTGACTTTGCCTTTGTGCAGCATATGGTACACCAGCTTTCCAATACAGGAACTATAGCTTGTGTGTTACCTCACGGGGTATTATTTCGCGGCGCGGCGGAAGGACATATTCGTAAATACCTGATAAAAGACAAAAATTACCTGGACGCGGTAATAGGTTTACCCTCCAATATTTTCTATGGAACTTCAATCCCTACGTGTATCCTGGTGCTGAAGAAAAACAGGGAGCACAGCAAAGACATTTTGTTCATTGACAGCAGCGAACACTATGAAAAGATAAAAACCCAGAATTACCTGCGGGAAGAGGATGTGGAGAAGATCATTGACACCTATAAGAACAGAACCACCATTGATAAATACAGCTTTGTTGCATCACTAGACGAAGTAAAGGAAAATGATTATAACCTGAACATCCCCCGCTATGTAGATACTTTTGAGGAAGAAGAGCCAGTGGATCTTGATGCTGTTTCTGCTGAATTAAAAGGGCTGAAAAATGATATTAAAACTACAGATGCTGAAATAGCCGATTTCTGTAACCAATTAGGAATTGAACAACCTTTTTAA
- a CDS encoding restriction endonuclease subunit S, giving the protein METEVERNREQKIAPQLRFREFESNWIKIPLGKIIKSISSGKTKPEDNGKYPVFGSTGIIGNCSYFTHDGEFILIARVGANAGKIQRVIGKFSVTDNTLVLIPEENKLLPKFAELFLMHFNLNKLIFGSGQPLITGGLIKSIKIILPSLPEQQKITSFFSVVNIKLQQVTRKKELLETYKKGVMQQLFSQDIRFKDEDGKDFPEWKWVNGNKLFDNISDKNHNSDLPILAITQDQGAIPRDLINYKITVTKQSVESYKVVQKGDFVISLRTFQGGIEYSDYHGICSPAYIVLRANSKNVDKTFYKLYLKTPFYIKQLQKNLEGIRDGKMISYKYFSEIKLPFPSIEEQQKIAKFLSAIDEKIEAVSQQNEKSQSFKKGLLQQMFV; this is encoded by the coding sequence ATGGAGACAGAAGTAGAAAGAAATAGGGAACAAAAAATAGCTCCACAATTAAGATTTAGGGAATTTGAAAGTAATTGGATTAAAATTCCACTGGGGAAAATTATAAAGTCCATTTCTTCTGGAAAAACCAAGCCGGAAGATAATGGTAAATATCCAGTTTTTGGTTCGACAGGAATAATAGGAAATTGTTCATATTTCACTCACGATGGCGAATTTATCTTAATTGCACGTGTAGGAGCTAATGCAGGTAAAATTCAAAGAGTTATAGGAAAATTCTCTGTAACAGATAATACTTTGGTGCTTATCCCTGAAGAAAATAAGCTCCTTCCAAAATTTGCTGAATTATTTCTTATGCATTTCAACTTAAATAAATTAATTTTCGGTTCTGGTCAACCTCTAATTACCGGCGGTTTAATTAAATCCATTAAAATTATTTTACCATCCCTCCCAGAGCAACAAAAAATCACATCCTTCTTTTCGGTCGTAAATATTAAGCTCCAACAGGTGACCCGTAAAAAAGAATTGCTGGAAACTTATAAAAAAGGTGTGATGCAGCAGTTGTTTTCGCAGGATATAAGGTTTAAGGATGAGGATGGGAAGGATTTTCCGGAGTGGAAATGGGTAAATGGTAATAAACTGTTTGATAATATTTCTGATAAAAATCACAATTCAGATTTGCCCATTTTAGCTATTACTCAAGATCAAGGTGCAATTCCAAGGGACTTGATCAATTATAAAATCACTGTAACTAAACAAAGTGTAGAAAGTTATAAAGTTGTTCAAAAAGGGGATTTCGTGATAAGCTTAAGGACCTTTCAAGGTGGAATTGAATATTCTGATTACCACGGAATTTGCAGTCCGGCATATATAGTCTTAAGAGCGAATTCTAAAAATGTAGATAAAACTTTTTATAAGTTGTACTTAAAAACCCCATTCTACATCAAACAACTACAGAAAAACCTGGAAGGGATTAGAGATGGTAAAATGATTAGCTATAAATATTTTTCAGAAATAAAATTACCTTTTCCTTCAATTGAAGAACAACAAAAAATAGCGAAATTTTTATCTGCCATTGATGAAAAAATAGAAGCAGTTTCGCAGCAAAATGAAAAATCGCAAAGCTTTAAAAAAGGGCTGTTGCAACAAATGTTTGTATGA
- a CDS encoding Abi family protein, translating into MFVKRAFTIKEQIEQLKSRGLIINPEDGAEHFLSHISYYRLGEYWYVMQDDKVAHTFKPNSKFADVIALYNFDRELRILLFDVIEKLEISLRTKMIYHLSHEFDAWWFQNFDLFQDSRALVKTLANLEEEINRTKDITIKSHLKKHKDDLRFPPAWKSLEQTSLGALSKLYGNLKNNIKSKDIIAQEYGAVNHTYLPSWLQSISQIRNYCAHHSRLWNKNLPGAPKLLSKPPFEWISDVPKQHEFLYLYVHLCLMKYMLNVVQPENHFTEKLSALFEKYPNVDPNALGMKTDWEKEPLWVNRN; encoded by the coding sequence ATGTTTGTTAAAAGAGCATTTACAATAAAGGAACAAATTGAGCAGCTTAAATCCCGGGGGTTAATTATTAACCCTGAGGATGGGGCTGAACATTTCCTTTCCCATATTAGCTACTACAGGCTTGGGGAATACTGGTATGTAATGCAGGATGATAAAGTTGCACATACCTTCAAACCAAATAGCAAGTTTGCAGATGTTATCGCTCTTTACAACTTTGACCGGGAATTACGAATCCTGTTATTCGATGTCATCGAAAAATTAGAAATAAGCCTTCGAACCAAAATGATATACCATCTTTCGCATGAGTTTGATGCCTGGTGGTTTCAAAATTTTGATTTGTTTCAGGATAGCAGGGCTTTAGTTAAGACTCTGGCAAACCTGGAAGAAGAAATAAACCGCACGAAAGATATCACTATTAAATCTCACCTCAAGAAACATAAAGACGATCTACGATTTCCTCCTGCCTGGAAATCTTTAGAGCAAACAAGTTTGGGTGCCTTGTCCAAATTATATGGTAATTTGAAGAACAATATAAAGTCCAAGGACATTATTGCGCAGGAATATGGAGCGGTAAATCATACCTACCTCCCAAGCTGGCTACAAAGTATTTCACAGATTAGAAATTATTGTGCTCATCATTCAAGATTATGGAACAAAAATTTACCCGGAGCTCCAAAACTTCTTTCCAAACCTCCTTTTGAATGGATTTCTGATGTACCGAAACAGCACGAATTTCTTTATTTGTATGTTCACCTCTGTTTGATGAAGTATATGCTCAATGTAGTACAACCTGAAAATCATTTTACTGAAAAGCTAAGTGCACTTTTTGAAAAATATCCCAATGTTGATCCTAACGCACTGGGGATGAAAACTGACTGGGAGAAAGAACCGCTTTGGGTAAATAGAAATTAA
- a CDS encoding PDDEXK-like family protein — translation MENTRNCLKLISEASRVLEHQKEISTLKGENFNIFSILKMESKENATHSAFLGELLDPEGSHNFGSTFLKIFFDVIDVKHIDLESTKVKLERYVGERNDNEKIGGRIDIYIWDKNNSSICIENKIYAPDQNVQIERYCNHNKDKNQVFYLTLEGEEPGKESRGDLKPGENFHLLSYADDIVDWLTACAKEACNLPIIRESIQQYIILIKKLTNQLTDNKMAAEIQKLIAENYTTTKTLAANLKTVELEYTKLFLNEIKGELEKELQDGWSVEVYDDLEEAWTGLYISHKDWPENVYVKLEGQSKVPWSDSIYGIIGNEKVCNRKQLNDELSNVEFLQEGFKSNKVWPFYKTVLHFSNDEARAVLFIENKRKELVLDLSEKFLELAKACEEPLKKVHLTNNVNGTQVSLN, via the coding sequence ATGGAAAATACTAGAAATTGTCTTAAGTTAATTAGCGAAGCTTCCCGTGTTCTTGAGCATCAAAAGGAAATCTCCACTTTAAAAGGAGAAAACTTCAACATCTTTTCCATCCTTAAAATGGAATCTAAAGAAAATGCAACTCATTCTGCTTTCTTAGGAGAATTATTGGATCCCGAAGGCTCCCATAATTTCGGCAGTACATTTCTAAAAATTTTCTTTGATGTTATTGATGTAAAACACATTGACCTGGAATCTACTAAGGTAAAATTAGAAAGATATGTGGGAGAGAGGAATGATAATGAAAAAATAGGCGGTAGAATCGATATATATATTTGGGATAAAAACAATTCCTCAATTTGTATCGAGAATAAAATTTATGCCCCTGATCAGAATGTACAAATTGAACGATATTGCAATCATAATAAAGATAAGAACCAAGTGTTTTATCTTACTCTTGAAGGAGAAGAGCCAGGAAAAGAGAGCCGGGGAGATTTGAAACCTGGAGAAAATTTTCATCTTTTGAGTTATGCCGATGATATAGTAGATTGGTTAACGGCATGTGCTAAAGAAGCCTGTAATCTTCCAATTATTCGAGAGAGTATCCAGCAGTATATCATACTCATCAAAAAATTAACTAACCAACTTACCGATAATAAAATGGCAGCGGAAATCCAAAAGCTTATTGCTGAAAATTACACCACGACTAAAACCCTTGCAGCAAACTTAAAAACAGTTGAATTAGAATATACTAAACTCTTTTTAAATGAAATAAAAGGTGAGCTCGAAAAAGAATTACAGGATGGATGGTCAGTAGAGGTCTATGATGATTTGGAAGAAGCCTGGACAGGCCTTTATATTAGTCATAAGGATTGGCCGGAAAATGTATATGTAAAACTTGAAGGACAGTCAAAGGTTCCCTGGAGTGATAGTATTTATGGAATTATTGGAAATGAAAAGGTTTGTAATCGTAAACAACTAAATGATGAACTGTCTAATGTAGAATTTCTACAGGAAGGCTTTAAGTCGAATAAGGTGTGGCCGTTTTATAAAACTGTCCTTCATTTCAGCAATGATGAGGCACGTGCTGTTTTATTTATTGAGAATAAAAGAAAAGAACTTGTTTTAGATCTCTCTGAAAAATTTCTGGAATTGGCAAAAGCCTGTGAAGAGCCTTTGAAAAAAGTGCATCTAACGAATAATGTAAATGGCACTCAAGTTTCTTTAAACTAA